In one window of Henckelia pumila isolate YLH828 chromosome 1, ASM3356847v2, whole genome shotgun sequence DNA:
- the LOC140887791 gene encoding uncharacterized protein isoform X1: protein MGGVKMRALDWKSALDFSNKMLDEKPLLPLVVPLLLVLWTIEKWFFPLSNWIALSLAVWVTIQYGSYRRRILEEDLNKKWMHLTLHASPVTPLEQCEWLNKLLIDIWPNYINPKLSSRFSSIIERRLKHLKSKLIERIEVQEFSLGARPPLLGLHGIRWTTSGDQRVMRLGFDWDTTDVNILLSAKLATPLMGAARIIVNSIHIKGDLLLVPILHGKAIVYSFVSTPEVRIGVAFGSGGSQSLPATELPGVSSWLVKISTDTLNKKMIEPRRQCLALTAVDLQKKAVGGVLYVTVVSASKLSRSNSRSSPSTKQLDSLTDTCEDGSSNTEIQTILEVELEELTRKTNKSRGSNPKWGSTFNLILHDNAGTVKFNLYECIPGSVKYDYMSSCEIKMRYAPDDSTIFWAIGADSLVMAEHAEFCGKEVEMTVPFEGVNSGELTVKLVLKEWQFSDGTHSLTNFGRGSCHPVNGISNYSPKTGRKIHITVVEGKDLVVKDKVGKSDPYVKLQYGKAIQRTKSVAHSPNPIWNQTFEFDEIGGGEYLRIRCCTDETFSDENIGSARVNLEGLVEGSIRDVCIPLEKVSSGELQLQIEAVKVPDTENSKGSQVSSANSWIELVLIEARDLVAADLRGTSDPFVSVYYGNLKRRTKVIFKTLNPKWHQTFEFPDDGSPLELHVKDHNALLPPTNIGDCVVEYQMLTPNQMAEKWIPLQGVKRGEIHIQITRKVPELDKKSSIDSESSPTKLHHKISKQMKQMMIKIQSLIDDNDLEGVSKSLSELETMHDTQEEYLVQLETEKMLLLDKINELGQEVFNSTPSFLRRDTIA from the exons ATGGGTGGGGTCAAAATGAGAGCTTTGGATTGGAAGAGTGCTTTAGACTTCTCAAACAAGATGTTGGATGAAAAGCCTCTGCTTCCACTTGTGGTTCCTCTGTTGCTGGTTCTTTGGACCATTGAGAAATGGTTCTTTCCTCTCTCCAATTGGATTGCTCTTTCTCTTGCTGTTTGGGTTACAATTCAG TATGGAAGTTATCGACGCCGGATATTAGAGGAAGACTTGAATAAGAAGTGGATGCATTTGACTTTACATGCTTCG CCAGTAACACCTTTAGAACAATGTGAATGGTTGAACAAGCTGTTGATTGATATTTGGCCAAACTATATCAACCCAAAGCTCTCTTCACGGTTTTCATCTATTATTGAG AGGCGCTTGAAGCATCTAAAATCAAAGTTAATT GAAAGGATCGAGGTACAAGAATTTTCACTTGGTGCACGTCCTCCGTTACTTGGGCTGCATGGAATCCGCTGGACAACTTCAGGTGATCAG CGAGTCATGCGTTTGGGTTTCGACTGGGACACAACTGATGTTAATATCCTGTTGTCTGCTAAATTGGCAACGCCGCTGATGGGAGCAGCTAGAATCATTGTGAATAGCATCCACATCAAGGGTGAT CTGCTTTTGGTGCCTATATTACATGGAAAAGCGATTGTATACTCATTTGTATCAACTCCTGAAGTGCGAATTGGTGTTGCTTTTGGAAGTGGTGGAAGCCAGTCTCTGCCTGCCACCGAGCTACCGGGCGTTTCCTCATGGCTG GTTAAAATTTCTACCGATACATTGAATAAGAAGATGATCGAACCTCGACGCCAGTGTCTCGCATTGACAGCTGTGGACTTGCAAAAGAAAGCTGTGGGTGGCGTATTATATGTTACGGTGGTCTCTGCAAGTAAACTTTCTCGTAGTAATTCTAGGAGTAGCCCTTCCACGAAACAGCTGGACTCTTTGACAGATACTTGTGAAGATGGCAGCTCCAATACAGAGATCCAGACAATTTTAGAGGTTGAACTTGAGGAATTAACAAGGAAAACGAACAAGAGTAGGGGGTCGAATCCTAAATGGGGCTccacattcaatcttattttacatGACAATGCAGGAACTGTTAAATTCAATCTCTACGAATGCATTCCTGGAAGTGTAAAATATGACTATATGTCAAGCTGTGAAATTAAG ATGAGATATGCTCCAGATGATTCAACCATATTTTGGGCCATCGGTGCTGATTCATTAGTGATGGCCGAGCATGCTGAGTTTTgtggaaaagaagttgaaaTGACAGTTCCATTTGAGGGTGTTAATTCAGGAGAG TTGACTGTGAAGCTTGTACTTAAAGAATGGCAATTTTCCGATGGTACACACAGCCTAACTAATTTTGGTCGAGGCTCTTGTCATCCAGTAAATGGGATATCAAATTATTCTCCAAAAACCGGAAGGAAAATTCACATTACGGTGGTCGAGGGGAAGGATCTTGTTGTGAAGGACAAAGTCGGGAAATCTGACCCTTATGTCAAATTGCAGTATGGGAAA GCTATTCAGAGAACAAAAAGTGTTGCACATTCTCCCAACCCAATTTGGAATCAAACGTTTGAATTTGATGAGATTGGAGGCGGAGAATATTTGAGGATAAGATGTTGTACGGATGAGACATTTTCTGATGAGAACATAGGTAGTGCTCGGGTCAACTTGGAAGGACTTGTGGAAGGTTCCATAAGAGATGTATGTATTCCCCTCGAAAAAGTCAGTTCGGGAGAGCTGCAGCTTCAGATAGAAGCAGTGAAAGTTCCCGATACTGAAAATTCCAAG GGGTCGCAAGTTAGTTCAGCCAATTCTTGGATCGAACTTGTTCTAATTGAAGCAAGAGATCTTGTTGCAGCTGATCTCAGAGGAACGAGCGATCCATTCGTGAGTGTTTACTATGGAAACCTTAAAAGGAGGACTAAG GTTATATTCAAGACGCTAAATCCAAAATGGCATCAAACGTTTGAATTCCCCGATGATGGTAGTCCGCTTGAGTTGCATGTCAAGGATCATAATGCGTTGCTTCCCCCTACCAATATAGGAGATTGTGTCGTCGAATACCAGATGTTAACTCCGAATCAGATGGCTGAAAAATGGATACCTTTGCAAGGAGTGAAAAGAGGTGAAATCCACATTCAGATTACCAGAAAAGTTCCCGAATTAGACAAGAAATCAAGCATAGATTCCGAGTCGTCCCCAACTAAACTGCACCATAAAATCTCCAAGCAG ATGAAGCAGATGATGATCAAGATTCAATCTTTGATTGATGACAACGATCTTGAAGGTGTTTCAAAATCGCTGAGCGAGCTTGAGACTATGCATGATACTCAAGAAGAGTACCTGGTTCAGCTCGAGACGGAGAAGATGCTTCTGCTCGACAAGATAAACGAACTCGGGCAGGAGGTATTTAACTCAACACCTTCTTTTCTCAGAAGAGACACCATTGCTTGA
- the LOC140887791 gene encoding uncharacterized protein isoform X2: MESAGQLQRVMRLGFDWDTTDVNILLSAKLATPLMGAARIIVNSIHIKGDLLLVPILHGKAIVYSFVSTPEVRIGVAFGSGGSQSLPATELPGVSSWLVKISTDTLNKKMIEPRRQCLALTAVDLQKKAVGGVLYVTVVSASKLSRSNSRSSPSTKQLDSLTDTCEDGSSNTEIQTILEVELEELTRKTNKSRGSNPKWGSTFNLILHDNAGTVKFNLYECIPGSVKYDYMSSCEIKMRYAPDDSTIFWAIGADSLVMAEHAEFCGKEVEMTVPFEGVNSGELTVKLVLKEWQFSDGTHSLTNFGRGSCHPVNGISNYSPKTGRKIHITVVEGKDLVVKDKVGKSDPYVKLQYGKAIQRTKSVAHSPNPIWNQTFEFDEIGGGEYLRIRCCTDETFSDENIGSARVNLEGLVEGSIRDVCIPLEKVSSGELQLQIEAVKVPDTENSKGSQVSSANSWIELVLIEARDLVAADLRGTSDPFVSVYYGNLKRRTKVIFKTLNPKWHQTFEFPDDGSPLELHVKDHNALLPPTNIGDCVVEYQMLTPNQMAEKWIPLQGVKRGEIHIQITRKVPELDKKSSIDSESSPTKLHHKISKQMKQMMIKIQSLIDDNDLEGVSKSLSELETMHDTQEEYLVQLETEKMLLLDKINELGQEVFNSTPSFLRRDTIA, encoded by the exons ATGGAATCCGCTGGACAACTTCAG CGAGTCATGCGTTTGGGTTTCGACTGGGACACAACTGATGTTAATATCCTGTTGTCTGCTAAATTGGCAACGCCGCTGATGGGAGCAGCTAGAATCATTGTGAATAGCATCCACATCAAGGGTGAT CTGCTTTTGGTGCCTATATTACATGGAAAAGCGATTGTATACTCATTTGTATCAACTCCTGAAGTGCGAATTGGTGTTGCTTTTGGAAGTGGTGGAAGCCAGTCTCTGCCTGCCACCGAGCTACCGGGCGTTTCCTCATGGCTG GTTAAAATTTCTACCGATACATTGAATAAGAAGATGATCGAACCTCGACGCCAGTGTCTCGCATTGACAGCTGTGGACTTGCAAAAGAAAGCTGTGGGTGGCGTATTATATGTTACGGTGGTCTCTGCAAGTAAACTTTCTCGTAGTAATTCTAGGAGTAGCCCTTCCACGAAACAGCTGGACTCTTTGACAGATACTTGTGAAGATGGCAGCTCCAATACAGAGATCCAGACAATTTTAGAGGTTGAACTTGAGGAATTAACAAGGAAAACGAACAAGAGTAGGGGGTCGAATCCTAAATGGGGCTccacattcaatcttattttacatGACAATGCAGGAACTGTTAAATTCAATCTCTACGAATGCATTCCTGGAAGTGTAAAATATGACTATATGTCAAGCTGTGAAATTAAG ATGAGATATGCTCCAGATGATTCAACCATATTTTGGGCCATCGGTGCTGATTCATTAGTGATGGCCGAGCATGCTGAGTTTTgtggaaaagaagttgaaaTGACAGTTCCATTTGAGGGTGTTAATTCAGGAGAG TTGACTGTGAAGCTTGTACTTAAAGAATGGCAATTTTCCGATGGTACACACAGCCTAACTAATTTTGGTCGAGGCTCTTGTCATCCAGTAAATGGGATATCAAATTATTCTCCAAAAACCGGAAGGAAAATTCACATTACGGTGGTCGAGGGGAAGGATCTTGTTGTGAAGGACAAAGTCGGGAAATCTGACCCTTATGTCAAATTGCAGTATGGGAAA GCTATTCAGAGAACAAAAAGTGTTGCACATTCTCCCAACCCAATTTGGAATCAAACGTTTGAATTTGATGAGATTGGAGGCGGAGAATATTTGAGGATAAGATGTTGTACGGATGAGACATTTTCTGATGAGAACATAGGTAGTGCTCGGGTCAACTTGGAAGGACTTGTGGAAGGTTCCATAAGAGATGTATGTATTCCCCTCGAAAAAGTCAGTTCGGGAGAGCTGCAGCTTCAGATAGAAGCAGTGAAAGTTCCCGATACTGAAAATTCCAAG GGGTCGCAAGTTAGTTCAGCCAATTCTTGGATCGAACTTGTTCTAATTGAAGCAAGAGATCTTGTTGCAGCTGATCTCAGAGGAACGAGCGATCCATTCGTGAGTGTTTACTATGGAAACCTTAAAAGGAGGACTAAG GTTATATTCAAGACGCTAAATCCAAAATGGCATCAAACGTTTGAATTCCCCGATGATGGTAGTCCGCTTGAGTTGCATGTCAAGGATCATAATGCGTTGCTTCCCCCTACCAATATAGGAGATTGTGTCGTCGAATACCAGATGTTAACTCCGAATCAGATGGCTGAAAAATGGATACCTTTGCAAGGAGTGAAAAGAGGTGAAATCCACATTCAGATTACCAGAAAAGTTCCCGAATTAGACAAGAAATCAAGCATAGATTCCGAGTCGTCCCCAACTAAACTGCACCATAAAATCTCCAAGCAG ATGAAGCAGATGATGATCAAGATTCAATCTTTGATTGATGACAACGATCTTGAAGGTGTTTCAAAATCGCTGAGCGAGCTTGAGACTATGCATGATACTCAAGAAGAGTACCTGGTTCAGCTCGAGACGGAGAAGATGCTTCTGCTCGACAAGATAAACGAACTCGGGCAGGAGGTATTTAACTCAACACCTTCTTTTCTCAGAAGAGACACCATTGCTTGA